Genomic DNA from Bacillota bacterium:
TTCTTTTTCCTTCCGGATAGCGTCCAGCGCATAAACCAACTTCCTTTGCGGACCGCCCAAAACAGTGACCAGTCCACGCACCGGACCCTGCAATACTCCCAGCAACTGAGCTACCAATACCTCGTAGGATGGCAGTTCAGCCAACTCCTGCACGGCGGCGGCATCAATGACCTCATCTTCTAGAATCGCACCTTTGATTTCGAGAGCTCGATAGCTCCGAGCAAACTCGGTTAAGATCTTAGCCGGAACCACCGGGTCTTCATAAGAGAAGGCTAAAGCGGTGGGACCGATTAAGTATGGATCCAACGCTGCACCCACCTTTTCCTGGGCGGCCAGGCGCGTAAGGGTGTTTTTCGCTACTCGGTATTCAAGCCCTGCTTCTCGCAGCCTCTTCCTAAGCTCTGTAATCTCTGCCACCGTTAGACCACGATAATCCGTTAGAACGACCGAACGGGCCCGGCTGAGTTTTTCCTTTAGCTCGGCCACGGCTGCTTCTTTTTCGGGTCGTGCCACATCCTCACCTCCCTCCGGCAAACTAAAAGGAGCCGTCAAGCCATAGACAGACGACCCCCAGATAATGCCTCAAGGGCTTCCAACCTCGGCAGGCGGCACCGCCTTTAAGCAAAGCACCTGCTGTCTACGGCTAATTCTTACTATTTGATTAGGTTAGTCGGCCATTTCTGCCAGCGGCCGCAGCGGATTAATCTTGACTCCCGGACTCATAGTGGACGAAACGGCTATGCTCCTAATGTACTGGCCCTTAACAACTGCCGGCTTAGCGCGGATGATGGCATCCATGAGGGCATTGTAATTCTCGGCCAGTTTTTCGG
This window encodes:
- a CDS encoding 50S ribosomal protein L10 is translated as MARPEKEAAVAELKEKLSRARSVVLTDYRGLTVAEITELRKRLREAGLEYRVAKNTLTRLAAQEKVGAALDPYLIGPTALAFSYEDPVVPAKILTEFARSYRALEIKGAILEDEVIDAAAVQELAELPSYEVLVAQLLGVLQGPVRGLVTVLGGPQRKLVYALDAIRKEKEQMAG